One Erysipelothrix amsterdamensis DNA window includes the following coding sequences:
- a CDS encoding HK97-gp10 family putative phage morphogenesis protein — MHLIDEPENLRIGFDALQRELELLIHNVEHIQDVLVDAAEAYVNDLRRLPKPYSNIRSTQHKHMLDEMGYRRAKHEEVEVGSGVYWLRFVEFGTRASSKRRWGTPRQPFLGPTYALNQSKYTKIMIEKLKLEL; from the coding sequence ATGCATCTTATTGATGAACCTGAAAATTTAAGAATCGGATTTGATGCACTTCAAAGAGAACTCGAATTATTAATACATAATGTAGAACATATTCAAGATGTTTTAGTTGATGCGGCAGAAGCATATGTCAACGATTTACGAAGACTTCCAAAACCTTATTCAAACATTCGATCAACACAACACAAACACATGTTAGATGAAATGGGGTATCGTCGTGCAAAGCATGAAGAGGTTGAAGTTGGATCAGGAGTCTATTGGTTACGATTTGTTGAATTTGGAACACGTGCTTCATCAAAACGTCGATGGGGCACGCCACGCCAACCATTTTTAGGTCCAACCTACGCATTAAATCAGAGTAAGTATACAAAAATTATGATAGAAAAACTCAAACTAGAGTTATAG
- a CDS encoding major tail protein, protein METKKPFLKLTVGAQYIAINTPNAQGEYDPSKFSPTIKQETVKTLGTTENSESSNVRSSGILYETISQTSSVELALDVVAFDVETLAKLRGDVIDESGLISSGRASKRPYFAFGYVERKLGGVRYVWYPKCQLVENSDDIKTSEEKFSEQNSSIKIRAYSFNEMHDVKNYIDSEISSFPKGITEDKFFEKPILTKEQLKQVSVGG, encoded by the coding sequence ATGGAAACAAAAAAACCGTTTTTAAAACTAACAGTCGGTGCACAATATATTGCAATTAATACACCTAATGCACAAGGTGAGTATGATCCCTCAAAGTTTTCGCCAACAATTAAGCAAGAAACCGTTAAAACCCTGGGTACTACAGAGAATTCAGAGAGTAGTAACGTACGTTCTTCAGGTATTTTATATGAAACAATATCTCAAACTTCGTCAGTTGAACTCGCTCTTGATGTCGTTGCATTTGATGTTGAAACGCTCGCAAAGCTACGTGGTGATGTTATTGATGAAAGTGGGCTGATTTCAAGTGGACGTGCTTCAAAACGTCCTTATTTTGCCTTTGGTTATGTAGAACGTAAGTTGGGTGGTGTTCGTTATGTCTGGTATCCGAAATGTCAACTTGTTGAGAACAGTGATGATATTAAAACAAGTGAAGAAAAATTTAGCGAACAAAATTCATCCATTAAAATTCGGGCATACAGCTTCAACGAAATGCATGATGTTAAAAACTATATTGATAGTGAGATTTCATCGTTTCCAAAGGGGATCACAGAAGATAAGTTTTTTGAAAAACCAATTTTAACAAAAGAGCAATTAAAACAAGTAAGTGTAGGGGGATAA
- a CDS encoding terminase large subunit domain-containing protein produces MIMKKMITHDAIDDYLKFVDENPDAISEEVKLLIKNIVTPTLRRDDIFFDSETLDKCIAFCERWFYPLFPFQKFHYAFVFMYEKENPENVIFRDIFDLMGRGNGKDGYLMPLALFLLSPMYGVFNYNIDIIANGEDQAKDSFEILYDMLEANKKIMRKMFYWNKTVIIGRKTRSRLKYNTSNAKTKDGKKSGMLIFNELHGYEDYKQLNVFTSGFGKVKHARTWTISTNGIVRDGPLDEKIELSMSVLHGEANYLRMFPFICRMKREDVHKPMKKNLETNDPNDIDTTLWEQANPSLRYLPILRSALIFDYYNFLTKPSYKTEFYSKRMNIPMQDHEQALTSWNNILKASYSDVEQKIPRDTYVEPGSSAVVGIDFAQFNDFASVGLLFLKDREYIWQSKTWICGRSKHFCEIKFPFDKYGSTGFMDFEVIDEDYIHEDYLVRWVVDAMRMYRIQKIVLDSHRYQLMKRSFESYGISVESRENPSGMIRMIRINQSVYNIVAPFIEKLFVDGTINIGDSAIMRWAINNTALQIKKDGLLTFEKIEPKLRKNDPFMALVHACQARELLEKKVIQIWM; encoded by the coding sequence ATGATTATGAAGAAGATGATTACACATGATGCAATTGATGATTATCTAAAATTTGTTGATGAGAATCCAGATGCTATTAGTGAAGAAGTTAAATTACTTATTAAGAATATCGTTACGCCTACATTAAGACGTGATGATATTTTCTTTGACTCTGAAACGTTGGATAAGTGTATCGCGTTTTGTGAGCGATGGTTTTATCCCTTATTTCCATTTCAAAAATTTCATTACGCTTTTGTATTTATGTACGAAAAAGAGAATCCAGAAAATGTCATTTTTAGAGATATTTTTGACTTGATGGGGCGTGGAAACGGAAAAGACGGATATCTTATGCCGCTTGCCCTTTTTCTACTGTCGCCAATGTACGGTGTATTTAATTACAACATCGATATTATCGCTAATGGTGAAGATCAGGCCAAGGACTCATTTGAGATTCTTTACGATATGTTGGAAGCAAACAAGAAAATAATGCGAAAGATGTTCTATTGGAATAAAACGGTCATCATCGGACGTAAAACACGCTCACGGCTCAAGTACAATACATCTAATGCGAAAACAAAAGATGGAAAGAAAAGTGGAATGCTTATTTTTAATGAATTGCATGGGTATGAGGACTACAAACAACTCAATGTGTTCACATCAGGATTTGGGAAGGTTAAACATGCACGAACATGGACAATTTCCACGAATGGGATTGTCCGAGATGGTCCTCTTGATGAAAAAATTGAACTTTCAATGTCCGTACTTCATGGAGAAGCAAACTATTTAAGAATGTTCCCATTTATTTGTCGGATGAAACGTGAAGATGTTCATAAACCCATGAAAAAAAACTTGGAAACCAATGACCCCAATGATATTGATACAACACTTTGGGAGCAAGCGAATCCAAGCCTGCGCTATCTTCCGATTCTTAGATCTGCTTTAATCTTTGACTATTACAATTTTCTAACAAAACCATCCTATAAAACAGAATTCTATTCAAAACGGATGAATATACCCATGCAAGATCATGAACAAGCATTAACATCATGGAACAACATTCTCAAAGCATCTTACAGTGATGTTGAACAGAAAATTCCGCGCGATACTTACGTTGAACCGGGAAGCAGTGCCGTTGTGGGTATTGATTTTGCTCAATTTAATGATTTTGCTTCCGTTGGTCTTCTGTTTTTGAAAGATAGAGAATATATTTGGCAAAGTAAAACGTGGATTTGTGGAAGAAGCAAGCATTTTTGCGAAATTAAATTTCCATTCGATAAGTATGGGTCCACTGGCTTTATGGACTTTGAGGTGATTGACGAAGACTATATCCACGAAGATTATTTGGTGAGATGGGTTGTTGATGCGATGCGTATGTATCGAATTCAGAAGATTGTATTGGATAGCCATCGCTATCAATTAATGAAGCGCTCTTTTGAATCCTATGGAATTTCTGTGGAGTCACGTGAAAACCCATCTGGAATGATACGCATGATACGTATTAATCAATCGGTTTATAACATCGTGGCTCCCTTTATCGAAAAGTTATTTGTGGATGGCACAATTAATATTGGTGATAGTGCCATAATGCGTTGGGCTATAAATAATACGGCATTGCAAATTAAAAAAGATGGACTGCTTACCTTTGAAAAAATAGAGCCCAAATTACGTAAGAATGATCCATTTATGGCATTAGTTCATGCGTGTCAAGCACGAGAACTTTTGGAAAAGAAAGTCATCCAAATTTGGATGTAG
- a CDS encoding head maturation protease, ClpP-related, giving the protein MNEVMQFVKKNDTTTELYIYGEIRKQEVWEVLFDVESEHVSALSFKDALDQVETPNLCVRINSMGGSVSEGLTIYNLLNSFSGNVTTIVDGFACSIASVIFMAGSKRIVPESALLMIHNAWSKAEGDAHAMRKAADDLEKITQPSINIYTSKTILNEIEIRNMMDKETWLEAKEAYEFGFATVLEKAEANQCLNDRYLAHLIKENKALKTKILSTNKQDDDFF; this is encoded by the coding sequence ATGAATGAAGTAATGCAGTTTGTTAAGAAAAACGATACCACGACAGAACTTTATATCTATGGCGAAATACGAAAGCAAGAAGTGTGGGAAGTATTGTTTGATGTTGAATCAGAACATGTATCTGCACTCAGCTTTAAAGATGCATTGGATCAGGTAGAAACACCAAATCTATGTGTTCGCATTAATTCAATGGGTGGAAGTGTCAGTGAAGGACTCACTATTTATAATCTATTGAATTCATTTAGTGGTAACGTCACAACTATTGTTGATGGATTTGCTTGCAGTATTGCATCCGTGATATTTATGGCAGGATCGAAACGCATTGTTCCCGAAAGTGCCCTATTAATGATTCATAATGCATGGAGTAAAGCAGAAGGTGATGCCCATGCGATGCGTAAAGCAGCAGATGATTTAGAAAAAATTACTCAGCCAAGTATCAATATTTACACATCAAAAACAATCTTAAATGAAATTGAAATTCGCAATATGATGGATAAAGAAACTTGGCTTGAAGCAAAAGAAGCTTATGAATTTGGATTTGCGACCGTGCTTGAAAAGGCAGAAGCAAATCAGTGTTTAAATGACCGTTATCTTGCTCACCTCATTAAAGAAAACAAAGCACTTAAAACTAAAATTTTGAGCACTAATAAGCAAGATGATGATTTCTTTTAG
- a CDS encoding phage distal tail protein codes for MMKFNNLTEKELGILIEEPTKILGRSPLRFEQIDIEGKDGSERIPLGYSSLPISLEVQIIDPSKTDRLLATLVEKIKVEYQGRYTFADIYDALNIERFVTMQRFTLSLEREPFWYVDDRYTTNSTNLGTVFSRPLIRLTKVQSSDVEISINGIRLGYRFGDQEHEVIIDCNRKICTYKGLNRNRNLKIGWDFPILKSGNNEVRFHKGMCIVEFKRKDRWL; via the coding sequence ATGATGAAATTTAATAATTTAACAGAAAAAGAACTCGGTATCTTAATTGAAGAACCTACTAAAATATTGGGTCGTTCTCCCTTACGCTTTGAACAAATCGATATTGAAGGAAAGGATGGTAGTGAGCGTATACCACTTGGTTACAGTTCGTTACCAATTTCTTTAGAGGTTCAAATTATCGATCCAAGCAAAACAGATCGCCTCCTTGCTACCTTAGTAGAAAAGATTAAAGTGGAGTATCAAGGACGTTATACCTTTGCAGATATTTATGACGCGTTGAACATTGAGCGGTTTGTGACGATGCAGCGATTTACGTTGTCACTTGAACGTGAGCCATTTTGGTATGTGGATGATCGTTACACAACAAATAGTACAAATCTCGGAACAGTTTTTTCAAGACCGCTAATTCGATTAACAAAGGTACAAAGCAGTGATGTCGAAATCAGTATTAATGGAATTCGGCTCGGTTATCGATTTGGTGATCAAGAACATGAAGTAATCATTGATTGTAATCGTAAAATATGCACGTATAAAGGCTTGAATCGTAATCGGAATCTTAAAATTGGATGGGATTTCCCCATACTTAAGTCTGGAAACAATGAAGTGCGTTTTCATAAAGGGATGTGCATTGTTGAGTTTAAACGAAAGGATCGTTGGCTATGA
- a CDS encoding phage tail spike protein, with the protein MIKIFNPNDDNFDSNGNICIDAYKCVETKKRSLSGWYIEVECASRYKRHILQDHLCVIKTKSKLNPQAFRISNIKFTSRRILFQAHHVMFDAHKYFLLDVRPTKLSAIAALNYLNQNTHVKSPFKLLSNVNDVQTAYFIRKTLFEAWQVMEERWNGVFDADNFTVTFNRNQPVDKGATLTYGSDLQNVEVYEDWSQVVTTLYPTGPNGLMLPERFLKSKKQYSTPYVKTIQFESKLEEENPKEEALIEELRNQAMRHLTQHAVPMVSYTVKSDVNQELDIGDLVVVKHPLVFLNTEVQEYVYDVALKRVKSLVFGNYTRDVKQRFEAIQDQIKQTYTKTSELEKLTQEQTKTINQLNKTGKIYIDDHEILVLDALPKEKAKNVWRFGLGGLGFSKNGYEGPFEYALTQDGRFNSSFIGANSITANMLQSDIGSSLDLFSNEAITLITQSQSELQEVVDEALNKRDQFQEQIRQETRTIYQQLQDQYNFEIVKLINGIEEMKSWFRIDENGAIIGKSGNPVSVHIGHNVIEFIENGVAVAVMDNQKLRITSVIALMDIIVGNHIIMKYPQSKTITIIKPVEGEMQ; encoded by the coding sequence ATGATTAAAATCTTTAACCCTAACGACGATAATTTTGATTCAAATGGGAATATTTGTATTGATGCTTACAAGTGTGTTGAAACAAAAAAACGGTCACTGAGTGGTTGGTATATCGAAGTAGAATGTGCTTCTCGCTATAAACGGCATATTCTACAAGATCATCTTTGTGTTATTAAAACAAAGTCAAAACTTAATCCGCAAGCTTTTCGTATTTCGAATATAAAATTCACATCACGACGTATTCTTTTTCAAGCACATCATGTCATGTTTGATGCACATAAATACTTTTTATTGGATGTTCGTCCAACAAAGTTAAGTGCAATTGCAGCATTAAACTATTTAAATCAAAATACCCACGTAAAATCACCGTTTAAACTGCTTTCGAACGTTAATGATGTACAAACTGCATACTTTATTCGAAAAACGCTTTTTGAAGCATGGCAAGTTATGGAAGAACGATGGAATGGGGTATTTGATGCTGATAACTTCACAGTAACTTTTAATCGAAATCAACCGGTAGATAAAGGAGCAACACTTACTTACGGAAGTGATTTACAAAATGTGGAAGTTTACGAGGATTGGAGTCAAGTTGTTACAACCTTATACCCAACAGGTCCAAACGGACTTATGTTACCGGAACGTTTTTTGAAGTCTAAGAAACAGTATTCAACACCGTATGTTAAAACGATACAGTTTGAATCGAAACTTGAAGAAGAGAATCCTAAAGAAGAAGCACTGATTGAGGAATTACGGAATCAAGCCATGAGACATCTTACACAACATGCAGTTCCAATGGTAAGTTACACTGTTAAAAGTGATGTAAACCAAGAATTAGACATTGGTGATTTAGTTGTGGTAAAGCATCCACTTGTATTTCTTAATACAGAGGTGCAAGAGTACGTATATGATGTAGCTTTGAAACGGGTAAAGTCACTTGTTTTTGGTAACTATACACGGGATGTAAAACAACGGTTTGAAGCGATTCAGGATCAAATAAAGCAAACATATACGAAAACATCTGAACTTGAAAAATTAACTCAAGAACAAACGAAAACAATCAACCAACTTAATAAAACCGGTAAAATTTATATTGATGACCATGAAATCTTAGTACTCGACGCATTACCGAAAGAAAAGGCTAAAAATGTTTGGCGCTTTGGGCTCGGGGGACTAGGTTTTTCAAAAAATGGTTATGAGGGTCCGTTCGAATATGCATTGACTCAAGATGGCCGTTTTAACTCTAGTTTTATTGGCGCGAACTCAATCACAGCCAACATGCTTCAAAGTGACATAGGTTCATCGTTAGACCTATTTTCAAATGAAGCGATAACACTCATTACACAATCACAGTCTGAACTTCAAGAAGTAGTCGATGAAGCACTGAATAAACGAGACCAATTTCAGGAACAGATACGTCAAGAAACACGTACAATATACCAACAACTTCAAGATCAATACAATTTTGAAATTGTAAAACTCATTAATGGTATCGAGGAAATGAAATCATGGTTTCGTATCGATGAAAATGGCGCCATCATCGGAAAAAGTGGCAACCCTGTTTCCGTGCACATTGGCCATAATGTCATTGAGTTTATTGAAAATGGTGTAGCAGTTGCGGTTATGGATAATCAAAAATTACGGATTACCAGTGTTATTGCTTTAATGGATATTATTGTTGGTAATCATATTATTATGAAATACCCTCAATCAAAAACCATTACGATTATTAAACCGGTAGAAGGAGAGATGCAGTAA
- a CDS encoding phage tail tape measure protein yields the protein MANDLKRVGLVFKADGAVDFIKTNQSVNAVLRENYQQFKLVQTQWTESTKTSEKLADKLNYLRNAYDIQADKVRLLKTELNELQKDESASTAEIDKKKASLKQAEAELSRYGSQVEKTASKINSGTADLEDFSKKLDQTSDDLKSAGKKMSVFTGAYTAATGLAIKSSVDFESSIAGVAKTFPGTQEQLHKTTNEIRKMAKEIPASTQEISAVAEAAGQLGIESEHIIQFTRTMIDLGEATNLSAEEGATTLAKFANITKMSGEDFTRLGSVIVALGNNFATTEADIANMAMNLGAAGAQVGMSQSDILALSTALSSVGLEAQAGGTAFSKVMVQMQLAVEEGGQELSQFAHIAGMTSDEFSKAFKEDASQALLSFIKGLSNATEQGDSAIKILDDMGIKETRLRDALLRSANASEIFSDAIELGSVAWEENTALTHEASTRYETTESQMKILKNVTNDLAISFGDLLLPSVQGIVGGLKNTVEWLNGLSEPVKTTILISGGLVAAIGPLLLIFGTLAGAASNLITLFTTTLVPMFGTVGAAVSGLILPITAIIAVTAAFTAAILELWNTNDTFRSNVSEAWQGISELLDQVYKQIIEPIFDVFKDALNTLWDEAIKPLWDHWVEFIGVISTELLNLWTSMQPFVAWFVESFGSLLVANVTIFVNAIKGGVSIIIDIIKIMLSSFESIAKGVIRVFKGIVDFVAGVFTQDWSRAWNGIKLIVDGVANILYGIVKAPINLIIAGINTLIEGLNVFISGINQIKIPSWVPGVGGMGFDIGYIGKMTYLATGGDLLTGSAIVGEAGPELLRHENGRTSVVPLTRSGGSNQTPLIDYDKLARVLKRVLSELKLEVDDEGFVRLIDRRLLEVMS from the coding sequence ATGGCAAATGATTTAAAACGGGTAGGTTTAGTCTTTAAAGCAGACGGTGCCGTTGATTTCATTAAAACAAACCAATCTGTAAATGCGGTTTTACGTGAAAATTACCAACAATTTAAGTTGGTTCAAACTCAGTGGACGGAGTCTACTAAGACAAGTGAAAAGCTTGCGGATAAACTTAATTATTTAAGAAATGCCTATGATATCCAAGCAGATAAGGTTCGTTTACTCAAGACCGAATTAAATGAACTTCAAAAAGATGAATCTGCATCCACTGCAGAAATTGATAAAAAGAAAGCATCTTTAAAACAGGCGGAAGCGGAACTATCACGCTATGGAAGTCAAGTTGAAAAAACAGCTTCGAAAATCAATTCGGGAACGGCTGATTTGGAAGACTTTTCAAAAAAACTCGACCAAACATCAGATGATCTTAAGAGTGCAGGGAAAAAAATGTCCGTGTTCACTGGTGCATACACAGCCGCAACTGGCCTTGCGATTAAAAGTTCAGTAGATTTTGAAAGTTCCATTGCAGGGGTTGCTAAAACTTTTCCAGGAACTCAAGAACAATTACATAAAACTACGAATGAAATTCGAAAGATGGCCAAAGAAATACCGGCTTCTACACAAGAAATTAGTGCCGTTGCAGAGGCTGCGGGGCAACTTGGCATTGAGTCAGAGCATATTATTCAATTTACACGGACGATGATTGATCTTGGTGAGGCGACCAATCTCAGTGCAGAAGAGGGCGCTACAACGCTTGCGAAATTCGCAAACATCACAAAGATGAGTGGCGAAGATTTTACTCGTCTGGGGTCGGTTATTGTTGCTTTGGGAAATAATTTTGCGACAACCGAAGCTGATATTGCTAATATGGCCATGAATTTAGGTGCAGCAGGTGCACAAGTAGGAATGAGCCAAAGTGATATTCTAGCGCTTTCAACAGCGTTATCGAGTGTTGGTCTTGAAGCGCAAGCAGGTGGGACCGCATTCAGTAAGGTTATGGTTCAAATGCAATTGGCGGTTGAAGAAGGCGGTCAAGAATTAAGTCAGTTTGCTCACATTGCAGGTATGACTTCGGATGAATTTTCAAAAGCTTTTAAAGAAGATGCTTCACAAGCCTTATTGAGTTTTATCAAAGGATTATCCAATGCAACCGAACAGGGGGATTCCGCGATTAAAATTCTTGATGATATGGGAATTAAAGAAACAAGACTTCGTGATGCACTTTTGCGTTCAGCAAATGCCAGTGAGATTTTCAGTGATGCAATTGAATTAGGAAGTGTCGCGTGGGAAGAAAATACGGCATTAACACACGAAGCATCCACGCGATATGAAACGACCGAATCGCAAATGAAAATACTCAAAAATGTTACCAACGATTTAGCCATCAGTTTTGGTGATTTACTCCTCCCGTCGGTTCAAGGAATCGTGGGTGGGCTTAAAAATACCGTTGAATGGCTAAATGGTTTATCAGAACCTGTTAAAACCACTATTTTAATAAGTGGTGGGCTTGTAGCGGCCATAGGACCGCTATTGCTTATCTTTGGCACCCTTGCAGGAGCCGCTTCCAATCTCATTACTCTATTTACAACAACACTTGTGCCGATGTTTGGAACAGTAGGTGCTGCAGTTAGTGGTTTAATCCTTCCGATAACAGCCATCATAGCCGTCACTGCGGCATTTACTGCCGCGATTTTGGAATTATGGAACACCAATGATACCTTTAGGAGCAATGTGAGTGAGGCGTGGCAAGGAATCAGTGAGTTATTAGATCAGGTTTATAAACAAATCATTGAGCCAATCTTTGACGTGTTTAAAGATGCACTCAATACATTATGGGATGAAGCGATTAAACCCTTATGGGATCATTGGGTTGAATTTATTGGTGTGATTTCTACTGAATTGTTAAATTTATGGACATCAATGCAACCTTTTGTAGCGTGGTTTGTTGAAAGTTTTGGATCACTATTAGTGGCAAATGTAACAATATTTGTGAATGCAATTAAGGGTGGTGTCTCAATCATCATCGATATTATTAAAATCATGCTAAGTAGTTTTGAAAGTATTGCCAAAGGGGTAATTCGTGTATTTAAAGGTATTGTTGATTTTGTAGCAGGCGTCTTTACACAAGATTGGTCGCGTGCTTGGAATGGTATCAAACTGATTGTTGATGGTGTCGCCAATATTCTTTATGGCATTGTAAAAGCACCGATTAACTTGATTATTGCAGGTATTAATACACTCATCGAAGGGCTCAATGTTTTTATCTCAGGCATCAATCAAATTAAAATTCCTAGTTGGGTTCCAGGTGTTGGCGGAATGGGATTTGATATCGGATATATTGGAAAAATGACGTACCTTGCCACTGGTGGTGATTTGCTTACAGGGTCGGCTATTGTTGGTGAAGCGGGTCCGGAGTTATTGAGACATGAAAATGGGCGTACATCCGTTGTTCCATTAACACGAAGCGGTGGATCCAATCAAACGCCATTGATTGATTATGATAAATTGGCCCGAGTCTTAAAACGTGTACTTTCAGAACTTAAATTAGAGGTTGATGATGAAGGGTTTGTGCGTCTCATCGACCGTCGTTTATTAGAGGTGATGTCATGA
- a CDS encoding phage major capsid protein, whose amino-acid sequence MKLSKLETNELVQLIQNAPKEAKGQVIIESVQKLLDDKLESIVNEYQSMAKEVSANNQLFDKYGLRNLSTEEHGFYELITDPMQASHGFTKGKQEDLIPTSITNYVFEDLKQSRPLFQYIDWSPAGVKKWILAEKVGKAAWGALDETITKEITAQLEIIDFEIHKLAAFALIPLGIIELGHEWVDKYVREVLLEVNEEGLEEGIIAGNGKNAPVGMIKNLKGNVQSGVYPDADAVEIKSFTAEALAPHLATLSDGGKRTLSKLVLIVNPSDYFTKVLPATTYLSAIGEYRQVLPFNIEIVQATSVPQNKAILYVPMGYSAGISRMGLYESDEFKFLDHVRAFKVVTYGNGRLKKQNMTVLLNITKLAPLAFNVKDLGVGA is encoded by the coding sequence ATGAAACTATCAAAATTAGAAACAAATGAACTTGTACAATTAATCCAAAATGCCCCTAAAGAAGCGAAGGGTCAAGTTATTATCGAGTCAGTTCAAAAACTTTTGGATGACAAACTTGAATCAATTGTTAATGAATATCAAAGCATGGCTAAGGAAGTATCCGCGAATAATCAACTCTTTGACAAATATGGCTTGCGTAATCTATCAACAGAAGAACATGGATTTTATGAATTAATTACAGATCCAATGCAAGCAAGTCATGGATTTACAAAAGGGAAACAAGAAGATTTAATTCCAACCTCAATTACAAATTATGTTTTTGAAGATTTAAAACAATCACGTCCTTTATTCCAGTATATTGATTGGTCACCAGCAGGCGTTAAAAAGTGGATTTTAGCAGAGAAAGTCGGTAAAGCTGCTTGGGGTGCCCTGGATGAAACAATCACTAAAGAAATTACTGCTCAACTTGAAATCATTGATTTTGAAATCCATAAATTAGCTGCATTTGCGCTCATTCCTTTAGGAATTATTGAACTTGGTCATGAATGGGTTGATAAGTATGTTCGTGAAGTCTTGTTAGAGGTCAATGAAGAGGGACTTGAGGAAGGAATTATTGCCGGAAACGGTAAGAATGCACCGGTAGGAATGATTAAAAATTTAAAAGGGAATGTGCAAAGCGGCGTATATCCTGATGCTGATGCTGTGGAAATCAAATCATTTACAGCCGAGGCTCTTGCACCTCACCTTGCAACGTTAAGTGATGGAGGTAAACGTACCCTATCTAAATTAGTTTTAATTGTAAATCCAAGTGATTATTTTACAAAAGTACTCCCAGCGACAACTTATTTATCAGCAATAGGAGAATATCGACAAGTGCTTCCGTTTAATATTGAAATTGTACAAGCAACTTCAGTGCCACAAAACAAAGCAATTCTATATGTACCAATGGGATACAGTGCCGGTATTAGCCGCATGGGTCTGTATGAATCAGATGAATTTAAATTCTTAGATCATGTTCGTGCTTTTAAAGTCGTTACCTATGGTAATGGTCGTCTTAAAAAACAAAACATGACCGTTTTATTGAACATTACGAAATTAGCGCCTCTTGCGTTTAATGTGAAAGACTTAGGTGTGGGGGCCTAA
- a CDS encoding phage portal protein produces MNFFNVFKKNGYRVDFLDDIVEKKAKHLELQELMIESAIEMIAKTIAKVDFQYYDGNQKVINEVYYTLNVVPNCNDTGTTFWMRVVRKLFRENECLIVILGKKLYLAKSFKAGEEVILDKTYSSVILEDFNGNEVLLNKTITSHDVIFLTLGSCKVHALMKTFYQSYAEMLRLASNAFKISNRIKYVFTMPQSNIELCDQDGNPVNMKDYVKNVLGYLESDDSVVVPLPSSMKLEEITSKSKSNSDDYLKLIRKYGDMVAMAFGIPLDVFYGSKTDKSTGTNDFITFAVLPILKIIEDGLNAHLISEEEYLSGQKIVANKFALQYFNIMDVASSIDKLRSVGYSFNDIQHNMGEPQIDEPWANRRYVTKNYMNVEHEEKGDKNE; encoded by the coding sequence TTGAATTTTTTTAATGTCTTTAAGAAAAATGGATATCGCGTCGATTTTTTAGATGACATTGTTGAAAAAAAGGCAAAACATCTTGAACTTCAAGAATTGATGATTGAGAGTGCAATTGAAATGATTGCAAAGACAATCGCCAAGGTAGATTTTCAATATTACGATGGTAATCAAAAAGTGATTAATGAGGTTTACTATACTCTTAATGTTGTTCCAAACTGTAATGACACTGGGACTACATTTTGGATGCGGGTGGTACGCAAACTATTTCGAGAGAATGAATGTCTCATTGTCATCCTAGGAAAAAAACTATACCTTGCCAAATCATTCAAAGCAGGAGAAGAAGTTATTTTGGATAAAACATACTCTTCTGTTATTCTTGAAGATTTTAATGGTAACGAAGTACTCTTAAATAAAACGATTACATCGCATGATGTAATTTTTTTAACTCTAGGTAGCTGTAAAGTACATGCACTCATGAAAACATTTTATCAGTCGTATGCGGAGATGCTAAGACTTGCATCCAATGCGTTTAAGATATCAAATCGAATTAAGTATGTATTTACAATGCCACAGTCAAATATCGAGTTATGCGATCAAGATGGAAATCCGGTTAACATGAAGGATTATGTAAAGAATGTCTTAGGTTACTTAGAGTCTGATGATTCAGTCGTCGTACCCCTACCATCGAGCATGAAACTTGAAGAAATTACAAGTAAGTCAAAGTCTAATTCGGATGATTACTTGAAGCTTATTCGAAAATATGGCGATATGGTTGCGATGGCATTTGGAATTCCACTTGATGTCTTCTACGGAAGTAAGACCGATAAGTCAACCGGAACAAATGATTTCATCACTTTTGCAGTGTTGCCGATTTTAAAAATAATCGAAGATGGGCTGAATGCGCATTTAATTTCAGAGGAGGAGTATTTGAGTGGCCAAAAAATTGTTGCCAATAAATTCGCATTACAATACTTCAACATTATGGATGTTGCCTCTAGTATTGATAAGTTGCGAAGTGTGGGGTATTCATTCAATGATATACAACACAACATGGGAGAGCCTCAAATTGATGAGCCGTGGGCTAATCGACGGTACGTCACAAAAAACTATATGAATGTAGAGCATGAGGAGAAAGGAGACAAAAATGAATGA